CGAACGGCCGTAATCGTCCTGCTGTTCAAGTACTGCCTGGACCGCTTCAAGCAAATAATCTTTTTTGATTGTTAAGTTAATGAAGCCGGGACCCGCCACATCGATCGTCTTGATATTCGCCGCGTCTTTATCCAGATTTTCCAGAATCGCTTCCGCAATGGCACGCGGCGGCTTTTTCGCAATGCGTGTCAGCTGCATCGCAATATTCGTTGCATAGTCGCCGTTTTCTTTATTTTTCGGTGCTTCCAGCTGCACATCAACCGGTTCGTCCGTAAGTCCCGCTTTCTTGACGGCCTCGGCGAACGCGTCCTTGATCGCCTGCTGTGCCTGTTCTACTGCATTCATGATGTAACCTCCGTGTATATGATTTCCATTTTATATTCACCGACCGCTGAAGCGCCCATCGCCAGATCATAATGGACGAAAAACCGGGTGTCACTTGCGACTAATTCATGGGTCGCCGTCGTCAGCAAAAATGTGCCTTGTTCGTTTGTATAATTGCCCTGCTGCTCCGCGTCCAATAAAAACGGCAGTCGCATATCAAGTCCGCCGCTCCGCAGAATCAGCGCTTCCGTTTCTCCAATCTTCACGGTCGTCCTGATATCGAGCTCATCCTGTTTTTCCTCATACTGCAGGTACCGCTGGCCGTTTTTGACCGTCATCGTCCCCGATGACCACAGTTCAAACGTTTCCGCTTCCGTTCCGGGCTGCTGGATGGTCGTTGTAAGTCTGATTTTCACCGGTGTTCGCATCGCCGGCCGCCTCCCTCCGCTGAATGATAACCTTCTTATTATAGCGCGACGGAATTGTGGTTTTCAATCATATTAAGACGGGGATGCAGAAGATTCAATTCTCTGTACCGGGCCTTTGAAATGAATTCAGCGAATTCTTCTCCACTCGTGCTGCGTCATTGGAATTGTTGATAATGATATCGAATTGTGCGCTGTACGTATGCATGAACACTTCATACTGAATCCGGCGCTCGGCGTGGGACTGCCGCAAATACGTCAGGTCCATGCCCCTTTCTTTGATATCACGACCGGATCTTCTCTGAAATTCCGTATCCCCGTCCGTGTAGACGTAGAGGTTCAAGTCGAATAAATCCGGATTGCTGAAGGCGACAGACATCCCTTCGACAATCGCCACATTCCTGTCCGCAGACAGCACTTCACTTTTCATGAACGACGTATCGATTGTAAAGACGTCAAGTCCTGGGCGGAGCATTCGGATATCCCGCTCTAAAGCGGCCACATGATGGGCTGCCGGGTGGCACGCTGTCATTTTGTCCTGATGTTCTTCGTTCTCGTATGTATAGGAAATCCGTGTGTGCTTCCGCACGTTCGAGCTGATAATATACGGATCCGTGTTCATGTAATTTACTTGCTCCCGGTTCAGCCGGTTCATCAGCCCATTCGCAAAAGTCGTTTTCCCGGCCGCCCCGTGCCCTGAAATGCCGATAACCAGCCGTCTGTCAGCAGCATTGAGCCAATCCGCGATTTCTCGTACTAATCGATCCATCCTTCTTCCTCCCTTAATCTGCAGTCTTTATTATAGGCTAACGCACCCGGTACAGAAAAGAAGGCATGGCCGCCGCCACACCTTCCCGTTTAAATCGCTTAATTCATTTTATCAAAGTCCGAGTTTCCGGATCAGCGGTTTGATGGTCAGCCCTTGGACGATTAAGGAAAACAGCACAACCGCGAATGTCAGCAGCAGGATCGTCTCCCGCCCTTCAAATGCCGGCGGCAGGCTGAGCGCCAACGCGATGGATAGACTGCCTTTCAATCCGCCCCAATTCAATAGAATCCGCTCTTTCCGGTTCAGTTCCTTTGCCGGCATCGTGCTGAGGAACAAGGCAATAATTCTCGCACCGACCACAATTACGATGGCCAGCAGGATGACACCCCATTGTCCGGTAAAGTCGATATTGCGGATTTCCAGTCCGACGATAAGAAAAATCAGCGCATTCGCAATAAGTCCGATAACATCCCAAAATGAATTGATATTGCGCTCGGTAATCTCCGACATGCCGATTTTACCGCCATAGTCACCAAAGACGAAGCCGCCGGCGACAACGGCGATAACGCCTGAAACGTGCAGCTGTTCCGCAATGAAGAAACTGCCGAAGAATAACAGTGCGGAAACGGCGATTTCAAACGGATAATCATCGTAGAAGCGAATCACTTGGGAGAAGATGAAGCCAAGGATGACGCCTACCAAAACGCCGCCAATAGCAAAGCGCAGGAACATCCAAATGCCGCTTCCGAGTCCAGCCCAACCCATTTCCAAGTATGTAAGTAAATAAAGAGAAGAAATCTGGAACAGCACGACGGCAATCCCGTCATTGAACAGCGATTCGCCTTCCATGATGGTCGACAGCTTTTCCGATACACCGACCGATTTGAAGATGGACAGCACGGAAATAGGATCGGTCGCACTCATGAGCGCTGCGAATGTGAAAGCAACCGCAATCGGCAAGCCGATCAAATAATGGGTGCTGAAGCCAATGATGAGAAACGACAAGAGCGTACCGCCGAGCGCCATGCCGACGACCGTTTTCCGGCGTGCATATAAATGATGAAACGGCAGTTTCAATGTCGCATCCCCTAATAAAATCGGCAGGAATAATGAAATGATGATAATTTGAAAGACGTTCGATTGCGTAATGAACGCTTCTGCCCGGTCGATAAATGGAAAACTGGTGATTCCGAGAACCAGGCCAACAAGCACGAGCGCGATCGTGTCCGGCTGGTTAAGTTTTCTTGCAATGCCAATGACTGCAATGGCAATGGCAAGCAGCAGTAAAATCTGCATGAAGGTTTCGTTGAATTCGTGCATTCCGTGTTCCTCCTGTTCTGAAGGGTCCTCTTACAACCATTTCTCTAATTCCCGGCCGATAAACCTCCGGGCGGCAGCTGAATTAAAAAAACGGCCCCTGATCGGAGCCGTTTGTAATCAATCAGCGCACCCAGCCGAGCAGCATTTCCCGGATGAGTTTGCTTGCTGTGTTTGCTGTCTGATCGGAATGATCATAGACCGGTGCCACTTCAACGAGATCGAATCCGACAACGTTGACTCCTGAAGCCGCAATAGCATGGATGGCGGCGAGCAATTCGCGCGACGTGATGCCGCCAGCGTCGACTGTGCCGGTTCCAGGCGCGTGCGCCGGATCCAGTACATCAATGTCGATCGTGATATACACCGGACGCCCGTCAAGCGTCGGCAGGACTTTCTTCAACGGCTCAAGCACTTCGAACTTCGAAATGTGCATGCCGTTTTCTTTTGCCCAATCGAATTCTTCTTTCATTCCGGAACGGATGCCGAATGAATACACATTCTTCGGTCCAATGACGTCCGCGATTTTACGGATCGGCGTGGAATGGGAGTATTCGTAGCCTTCGTAATGTTCACGAAGATCGGTATGGGCATCCATATGGATGACGGCGAGATCGTCGTATTTCTCGGCGACCGCCTTCATGACCGGCAGCGATACGAGATGCTCGCCGCCGAGACCGACCGGGATTTTGTCGTCTTTTAATAATTGATGAATGTAATTATTGATGATTTCAAGGCTCTGTTCCGCGTTGCCGAACGGCAGCGGTATGTCCCCTGCATCGAAGAATTTCACGTCATCGAGATCCCGGTCAAGATACGGGCTGTACTCTTCCAGACCGATCGACACTTCGCGGATCTTGGCAGGACCGAAGCGGGAGCCCGGACGGAAAGATACCGTCCAGTCCATCGGCATGCCGTAAATGACCGCTTTGGATTCTTCGTAATTCGGATGGCTTTTAATGAACACTTTGCCTGAATACGTATCGTCAAAACGCATCGCTTATTCCTCCGTCAAATCTTTCACGAATTTCGGGAGAACGAAGGAAGCATTATGCAGTTCTTTTGTGTAGTATTTCGTGTCGATGTCATGGAACCGCTCTTCTTTCACAGCGAGCGGATCATACTTTTTCGAACCGATCGTGAACGCCCACAGACCGCTCGGGTACGTCGGGATATTCGCCGTATACAGTTTTGTAATCGGGAAGATTTCCTTCACGTCTTTCTGCACCTGTCGGATAAGATCCGCTTTGAACCACGGGTTATCTGACTGCGCGACGA
Above is a genomic segment from Planococcus lenghuensis containing:
- a CDS encoding DUF1934 domain-containing protein, with product MRTPVKIRLTTTIQQPGTEAETFELWSSGTMTVKNGQRYLQYEEKQDELDIRTTVKIGETEALILRSGGLDMRLPFLLDAEQQGNYTNEQGTFLLTTATHELVASDTRFFVHYDLAMGASAVGEYKMEIIYTEVTS
- a CDS encoding uridine kinase family protein, which produces MDRLVREIADWLNAADRRLVIGISGHGAAGKTTFANGLMNRLNREQVNYMNTDPYIISSNVRKHTRISYTYENEEHQDKMTACHPAAHHVAALERDIRMLRPGLDVFTIDTSFMKSEVLSADRNVAIVEGMSVAFSNPDLFDLNLYVYTDGDTEFQRRSGRDIKERGMDLTYLRQSHAERRIQYEVFMHTYSAQFDIIINNSNDAARVEKNSLNSFQRPGTEN
- a CDS encoding cation:proton antiporter encodes the protein MHEFNETFMQILLLLAIAIAVIGIARKLNQPDTIALVLVGLVLGITSFPFIDRAEAFITQSNVFQIIIISLFLPILLGDATLKLPFHHLYARRKTVVGMALGGTLLSFLIIGFSTHYLIGLPIAVAFTFAALMSATDPISVLSIFKSVGVSEKLSTIMEGESLFNDGIAVVLFQISSLYLLTYLEMGWAGLGSGIWMFLRFAIGGVLVGVILGFIFSQVIRFYDDYPFEIAVSALLFFGSFFIAEQLHVSGVIAVVAGGFVFGDYGGKIGMSEITERNINSFWDVIGLIANALIFLIVGLEIRNIDFTGQWGVILLAIVIVVGARIIALFLSTMPAKELNRKERILLNWGGLKGSLSIALALSLPPAFEGRETILLLTFAVVLFSLIVQGLTIKPLIRKLGL
- the speB gene encoding agmatinase, coding for MRFDDTYSGKVFIKSHPNYEESKAVIYGMPMDWTVSFRPGSRFGPAKIREVSIGLEEYSPYLDRDLDDVKFFDAGDIPLPFGNAEQSLEIINNYIHQLLKDDKIPVGLGGEHLVSLPVMKAVAEKYDDLAVIHMDAHTDLREHYEGYEYSHSTPIRKIADVIGPKNVYSFGIRSGMKEEFDWAKENGMHISKFEVLEPLKKVLPTLDGRPVYITIDIDVLDPAHAPGTGTVDAGGITSRELLAAIHAIAASGVNVVGFDLVEVAPVYDHSDQTANTASKLIREMLLGWVR